The Microcystis panniformis FACHB-1757 region GTCAATCTCAGCGGCCTACCGAAAAAACCCCGTTGGTATGCCGTGCAGGTGGCTTCCGGTTGTGAGAAACGGGTCAAAGCCAATTTGGAACAGCGCATCCACACCCTCGATGTGGCTGATCGCATTCTACAAGTCCAGATTCCCCAAGCGGCCACCGTCAAAGTCCGCAAGGATGGTTCACGGCAACACGGTGAGGAAAAAGTCTTCCCCGGTTATGTCCTGATCAGAATGATCATGGATGATGACGCTTGGCAGGTGGTGAAAAACACCCCCCACGTGATCAACTTTGTCGGGGCCGAACAAAAACGCCACTATGGACGCGGCCGCGGTCACGTCACCCCGCTACCCTTGAGTATGTCAGAAGTCGATCGCATCTTCAAACAAGCTCAGATTCAAGA contains the following coding sequences:
- the nusG gene encoding transcription termination/antitermination protein NusG, with protein sequence MNLEEEQFPEEVNLSGLPKKPRWYAVQVASGCEKRVKANLEQRIHTLDVADRILQVQIPQAATVKVRKDGSRQHGEEKVFPGYVLIRMIMDDDAWQVVKNTPHVINFVGAEQKRHYGRGRGHVTPLPLSMSEVDRIFKQAQIQEPVVKINMEVGDQILVLSGPFKDFEGEVIEVSPERGKLKALLSIFGRDTPVELEFNQVEKQN